In Rhipicephalus microplus isolate Deutch F79 chromosome 7, USDA_Rmic, whole genome shotgun sequence, one genomic interval encodes:
- the LOC142767264 gene encoding uncharacterized protein LOC142767264: MSVFLILVFALADGKRVTLRFMAGNRENDPPPAQPPTPSPACDGDVDSDGALAAFPAAAASAEDVEELWSARKTRFFIAKYSEMKDLVGKTRALRTRRLLWKKLAEAINTEFLCNVTATQVENKWKSLDRAYKKSKKDNNSSGHHRVNCEYEEELAEVLEKEHSVNPRLLLEPGKTILPSASPDTSITEAPQDAAVPVECNTASKVRSSTTPKRKRQSRSQVTPLLEALEKMQASRAKQEEAAVKQLEERKKWEEAKAKRHDERMQRFDRLIDVLSNKDGLLYGQ; this comes from the exons atgtcggtatttttaatcttggttttcgcccttgcagacggcaagcgcgttacgttgcggttcatggcagggaatcgtgaaaatgacccccctccggcacaaccgccgacgccttctcctgcctgcgacggcgacgttgacagcgatggggctttagccgcatttccagcagcagccgcgtcggctgaagatgtggaagagctttggagcgcccgaaaaacaaggttcttcatcgccaaatactcggaaatgaaggacttggtgggaaaaaccagggcacttcg cacaagaaggcttctgtggaagaagttggctgaggccatcaatacggagttcttgtgcaacgtgactgccacacaagtggaaaacaaatggaagtcgctggacagagcatataaaaagtcaaaaaaagacaacaattcttcaggtcaccaccgtgtgaactgtgaatatgaaga agagctggcagaagtcttggaaaaagaacatagtgtaaatccaaggctgctcttggagcctggaaaaacaatcctgcctagtgcaagtccaga caccagcatcactgaagcacctcaagatgcagcagtcccagtcgagtgcaacacagcatccaaagttcggagcagcacaacgccaaaaaggaagcgccagagtaggtcccaagtcacgccgctcttggaggcattagaaaaaatgcaagcttcgagagctaagcaagaggaggcagcagtgaaacaactggaggaaagaaaaaaatgggaagaggcaaaggcaaagcggcatgatgagcgcatgcagcgattcgatcggttgatcgacgtactctcaaataaggacgggttattatatgggcaataa